Proteins encoded by one window of Halobaculum halobium:
- a CDS encoding DUF6360 family protein — protein MPDRLIRVNAYTTFDLLDGFARGHDFEEEAVAVLNVTAPREDPEAVTLELELDNTGLEALPPHAEGVSLSAADARELADELEKYAARVEAAQGED, from the coding sequence ATGCCCGATCGGCTCATCCGCGTCAACGCCTACACGACCTTCGACCTGCTCGACGGCTTCGCCCGCGGGCACGACTTCGAGGAGGAGGCCGTCGCCGTGTTGAACGTGACTGCGCCTCGTGAGGACCCCGAGGCGGTGACGCTCGAACTCGAACTCGACAACACCGGGCTCGAAGCGCTCCCGCCCCACGCGGAGGGCGTCTCCCTCTCTGCGGCCGACGCCCGCGAACTCGCGGACGAACTGGAGAAGTACGCCGCTCGCGTCGAGGCCGCGCAGGGCGAGGACTGA
- a CDS encoding nitrite/sulfite reductase, translating to MPTDVENWKSEVYGNEIREHLLEFAEEGWESIPEDEHDAWFERFKWWGLYHQRNGQESYFMMRIGTPNGVLTPGQTEVVADIADEYARGPAENPEFGDAYVDWTTRQSIQLHWIRLEDVPDIFEKLEANGLSTQQACGDSWRNIVGCPVAGKDSAEFVDALPVAMDLNETFTGNDDHANLPRKWKVSVTGCEEGCGQGDINDLALEPAEKDGVKGFNVRVGGGLSRNEPRLARSIDVFVPPEDADAVAGGISALFNDHGDREDRYNARMKFLTDEWGTEKIRRVLQEDYVDFELQHAGEDLRDEYSYNSGRNDDGHHDHVGVHEQNDGNYYVGLNVLVGRMGADDTRELARVADEYGSGEVRVTQRQNVIVTDVPEADLDDLLAEDLLDTYEPDPHPFMRGSIACTGTEFCSLSIVETKNRQVRYARWLTDNVEVPDGVEDFHIHLSGCTASCAQPQIADISLRGMKTRKDGEAVEALDIGLGGGLGAEPRFAEWVEQRVPADEVPGAIANLLANFEERRRGDESFRDFVERTDEETLAELVEPEETAYEDPYMHNTKLTWYPYADEDDMDASPAPASADGTPIPSDD from the coding sequence ATGCCGACGGACGTCGAAAACTGGAAATCGGAGGTGTACGGCAACGAGATCAGAGAGCACCTGCTGGAGTTCGCCGAGGAGGGATGGGAGTCGATCCCGGAAGACGAACACGACGCCTGGTTCGAGCGCTTCAAGTGGTGGGGCCTGTACCACCAGCGGAACGGCCAGGAGAGCTACTTCATGATGCGGATCGGGACGCCCAACGGCGTGTTGACGCCGGGACAGACCGAGGTCGTCGCCGACATCGCCGACGAGTACGCTCGCGGTCCCGCCGAGAACCCCGAGTTCGGCGACGCGTACGTCGACTGGACCACCCGCCAGTCGATCCAACTGCACTGGATCCGGCTGGAGGACGTCCCCGACATCTTCGAGAAACTGGAGGCGAACGGCCTCTCCACCCAGCAGGCCTGCGGCGACTCGTGGCGAAACATCGTCGGCTGTCCCGTCGCCGGGAAGGACTCCGCGGAGTTCGTCGACGCGCTCCCCGTCGCGATGGACCTCAACGAGACATTCACGGGCAACGACGACCACGCGAACCTCCCGCGCAAGTGGAAGGTGAGCGTCACCGGCTGCGAGGAGGGCTGCGGACAGGGCGACATCAACGACCTCGCGCTCGAGCCAGCCGAGAAGGACGGCGTCAAGGGGTTCAACGTCCGCGTCGGCGGCGGTCTCTCTCGCAACGAACCGCGACTGGCCCGGAGCATCGACGTGTTCGTCCCGCCCGAGGACGCCGACGCGGTTGCCGGCGGCATCTCCGCGCTGTTCAACGACCACGGCGACCGCGAGGACCGCTACAACGCCCGGATGAAGTTCCTCACCGACGAGTGGGGCACCGAGAAGATCCGGCGCGTCCTCCAGGAGGACTACGTCGATTTCGAACTCCAGCACGCGGGCGAGGACCTCCGCGACGAATACTCGTACAACTCCGGGCGCAACGACGACGGCCACCACGACCACGTCGGCGTCCACGAACAGAACGACGGGAACTACTACGTCGGCCTGAACGTCCTCGTCGGCCGGATGGGCGCCGACGACACCCGCGAACTCGCCCGCGTCGCCGACGAGTACGGATCCGGCGAGGTTCGCGTCACCCAGCGCCAGAACGTCATCGTCACCGACGTGCCCGAGGCGGACCTCGACGACCTGCTCGCCGAGGACCTGCTCGACACCTACGAGCCGGATCCGCACCCGTTCATGCGCGGCTCCATCGCCTGCACGGGCACGGAGTTCTGCTCGCTGTCGATCGTCGAGACGAAGAACCGGCAGGTTCGGTACGCCCGCTGGCTCACGGACAACGTCGAGGTTCCCGACGGCGTCGAGGACTTCCACATTCACCTGTCGGGCTGTACGGCCTCCTGTGCGCAGCCGCAGATCGCCGACATCAGCCTGCGCGGGATGAAGACCCGCAAGGACGGCGAGGCGGTCGAGGCGCTCGACATCGGCCTCGGTGGCGGCCTCGGCGCGGAGCCGCGCTTCGCCGAGTGGGTCGAACAGCGCGTGCCCGCCGACGAGGTGCCCGGCGCCATCGCGAACCTCCTCGCGAACTTCGAGGAGCGTCGCCGGGGCGACGAGTCCTTCCGCGATTTCGTCGAGCGAACCGACGAGGAGACGCTCGCCGAGTTGGTCGAACCCGAGGAGACCGCCTACGAGGACCCGTACATGCACAACACGAAGCTGACGTGGTACCCGTACGCGGACGAGGACGACATGGACGCCTCGCCGGCGCCCGCGAGCGCCGACGGCACTCCTATCCCGTCGGACGACTGA
- a CDS encoding aminotransferase class III-fold pyridoxal phosphate-dependent enzyme, protein MDRDTAEVSVTEMPGARAREWAAYHREVAATTTYVYDFVWDITEDAEGPFCTDVDGNVLLDFTSHVAAAPLGYNNPKITDRMAEFDMIDPTKIAGQDFYVSDGADPGESALPGPADLMHELVDRTDHYGLDTVFLSNSGAEAVENAIKICYDASGGGKYGVTFDGAFHGRTLGALSLNRSKSVYRKRFPEVPGVHDVPYCDDRGCSPETCSCGFFVDDGDTSLLREKLDPKTGHVNPEETSYIVMEPIQGEGGYRFPSESFMSEVADLAETHDIPLIADEIQSGMGRTGELWGSDHYPIEPDVITGAKGMRVGATIANEDTFPEERARLSSTWGAGDIVAAAQGVFTLRAIDEYDLLDNAVVRGEQFKEIVRDAALDGVTDVRGKGLMLAVEFESPDLRDAVQEAALRRGLLTLACGSDVIRFLPPLDVTEREIEMGASLLIEAAVDAV, encoded by the coding sequence ATGGACCGAGACACGGCCGAGGTGAGCGTCACCGAGATGCCGGGCGCCCGCGCCCGCGAGTGGGCCGCCTACCACCGGGAGGTCGCCGCGACGACGACGTACGTGTACGACTTCGTGTGGGACATCACCGAGGACGCGGAGGGACCGTTCTGCACCGACGTCGACGGCAACGTCCTGCTGGATTTCACCTCCCACGTCGCCGCCGCGCCGCTCGGCTACAACAACCCGAAGATCACGGACCGGATGGCCGAGTTCGACATGATCGACCCGACGAAGATCGCCGGGCAGGACTTCTACGTCTCCGACGGCGCCGACCCCGGGGAGTCGGCGCTCCCCGGTCCCGCCGACCTGATGCACGAGCTCGTCGATCGCACGGACCACTACGGCCTCGACACCGTCTTCCTCTCCAACTCCGGCGCCGAGGCCGTCGAGAACGCGATCAAGATCTGCTACGACGCCTCCGGCGGCGGGAAGTACGGCGTCACCTTCGACGGCGCGTTCCACGGCCGGACCCTGGGAGCCCTCTCGCTCAACCGCTCGAAGTCGGTGTACCGCAAACGGTTCCCCGAGGTGCCCGGCGTCCACGACGTGCCCTACTGCGACGACCGCGGCTGCTCGCCGGAGACGTGCTCGTGCGGCTTCTTCGTCGACGACGGCGACACGTCGTTGCTGCGGGAGAAGCTCGACCCGAAGACGGGTCACGTCAACCCCGAGGAGACCTCCTACATCGTCATGGAGCCGATCCAGGGCGAGGGCGGCTACCGCTTCCCCTCGGAGTCGTTCATGTCGGAGGTCGCCGACCTCGCCGAGACGCACGACATCCCGCTGATCGCCGACGAGATCCAGTCGGGGATGGGCCGCACCGGCGAGCTGTGGGGCTCGGACCACTACCCGATCGAGCCGGACGTGATCACCGGCGCGAAGGGGATGCGCGTCGGCGCCACCATCGCCAACGAGGACACCTTCCCGGAGGAGCGCGCGCGCCTCTCCTCGACGTGGGGGGCGGGCGACATCGTCGCCGCGGCCCAGGGCGTGTTCACCCTGCGCGCCATCGACGAGTACGACCTGCTCGATAACGCGGTCGTCCGCGGCGAGCAGTTCAAAGAGATCGTCCGCGACGCCGCCCTCGACGGCGTGACCGACGTGCGCGGGAAGGGGCTGATGCTCGCCGTCGAGTTCGAGTCCCCGGACCTGCGCGACGCCGTGCAGGAGGCGGCGCTGCGCCGCGGCCTGCTCACGCTCGCGTGCGGGTCGGACGTGATCCGGTTCCTCCCGCCGCTGGACGTGACCGAGCGGGAGATCGAGATGGGCGCGTCCCTGCTGATCGAGGCCGCCGTCGACGCGGTCTAA
- a CDS encoding HpcH/HpaI aldolase family protein, whose product MTDDPGVTGLRATLRSNPAGHWLSTPSPQIAEQLALTDADFVVIDTEHAPTDTESVEACVRAVDAANAQSGVNRSEGDAGDTAPVVRVAWNDHVRIKRALDTGAAGVMAPQVNTPAEAEAFVAAARYPPEGHRGVAGVRASAYGRDLDEYYERAHDRVGTIAQIETEAAVANAGDIAAVDGLDALLVGPADLSADLGVFGEYDSEPFLTAVEEVLAASEVPVGTLATSPAEIDHWASVGYDYQIVGVDAGYVAAGATAALERYADAEEN is encoded by the coding sequence ATGACCGACGACCCGGGTGTCACGGGCCTGCGCGCGACGCTTCGCTCGAACCCCGCCGGCCACTGGCTGTCGACGCCGTCGCCGCAGATCGCCGAACAGCTCGCGCTCACCGACGCCGACTTCGTCGTGATCGACACCGAGCACGCGCCGACCGACACGGAGTCCGTGGAAGCGTGCGTCCGCGCCGTCGACGCCGCGAACGCGCAAAGCGGCGTGAATCGGAGCGAAGGCGACGCGGGCGACACCGCGCCCGTGGTTCGCGTCGCGTGGAACGACCACGTCCGGATCAAGCGCGCGCTCGACACCGGCGCCGCCGGCGTGATGGCGCCGCAGGTGAACACCCCCGCGGAGGCGGAGGCGTTCGTCGCGGCCGCGCGGTACCCGCCGGAGGGCCACCGCGGCGTCGCGGGCGTGCGCGCCTCGGCGTACGGCCGAGACCTCGACGAGTACTACGAGCGGGCACACGACCGCGTCGGAACCATCGCCCAAATCGAGACCGAAGCGGCGGTCGCGAACGCAGGCGACATCGCCGCCGTCGACGGCCTCGACGCGCTGCTCGTCGGGCCGGCGGACCTCTCGGCCGACTTGGGCGTCTTCGGCGAGTACGACTCCGAGCCGTTCCTCACGGCCGTCGAGGAGGTGCTTGCGGCCAGCGAAGTGCCGGTCGGCACGCTCGCCACGTCGCCAGCCGAAATCGACCACTGGGCGTCGGTGGGGTACGACTACCAGATCGTCGGGGTCGACGCCGGCTACGTCGCCGCCGGCGCGACCGCTGCGCTGGAGCGGTACGCGGACGCCGAAGAGAACTGA
- a CDS encoding A/G-specific adenine glycosylase — MSTHLPDDRDAVREALIEWYEADHRDFPWRRTDDPYRILVSEVMSQQTQLSRVEEAYADFLDRWPAVTNLAAAERGEVVSFWSSHSLGYNNRAKYLHEAATQVRDEYDGEFPTDPDELQELMGVGPYTANAVASFAFNNGDAVVDTNVKRVLHRAFGVPDDDAAFEGTAREIMPAGESRIWNNAIMELGGVACGQSPRCDEAGCPWRRWCRAYETGDFTAPDVPEQPSFEGSRRQFRGKVVRALGNHDELTLGELGPRIRVDYSPDGDGEGSEDWLRGLVGDLADDGLVEVADNEDETTVRLRR, encoded by the coding sequence ATGAGCACACACCTCCCCGACGACCGCGACGCGGTGCGGGAGGCGTTGATCGAGTGGTACGAGGCCGACCACCGCGATTTCCCGTGGCGGCGGACCGACGACCCCTACCGGATCCTCGTCTCGGAGGTGATGAGCCAGCAGACGCAGCTCTCGCGGGTCGAAGAGGCGTACGCCGACTTCCTCGACCGCTGGCCCGCCGTGACGAATCTGGCGGCCGCCGAGCGCGGCGAGGTGGTCTCCTTCTGGTCGAGCCACTCGCTGGGCTACAACAATCGCGCGAAGTACCTCCACGAGGCGGCCACACAGGTCCGCGACGAGTACGACGGGGAGTTCCCGACCGACCCCGACGAGCTCCAGGAGCTGATGGGCGTCGGGCCCTACACCGCCAACGCGGTCGCGTCGTTCGCGTTCAACAACGGCGACGCGGTCGTCGACACGAACGTGAAGCGGGTGCTCCACCGCGCCTTCGGCGTTCCCGACGACGACGCGGCGTTCGAGGGAACAGCGAGGGAGATCATGCCGGCCGGAGAGTCCCGAATCTGGAACAACGCGATCATGGAACTGGGCGGGGTCGCCTGCGGGCAGTCCCCTCGCTGCGACGAGGCGGGCTGCCCGTGGCGCCGCTGGTGTCGCGCCTACGAGACGGGCGACTTCACCGCGCCGGACGTGCCCGAGCAGCCGAGCTTCGAGGGGAGCAGGCGGCAGTTCCGGGGGAAGGTCGTACGCGCGCTGGGCAACCACGACGAACTGACGCTCGGCGAACTCGGCCCGCGGATCCGCGTCGACTACAGCCCGGACGGCGACGGCGAGGGAAGCGAGGACTGGCTTCGCGGGTTGGTGGGCGACCTCGCGGACGACGGCCTCGTCGAGGTGGCGGACAACGAGGACGAGACGACGGTTCGGTTGCGGCGATAA
- the sucD gene encoding succinate--CoA ligase subunit alpha → MSIFVDDDTRVVVQGITGGEGKFHTEQMLEYGTNVVAGAVPGKGGQEVAGVPVYDTVDEAVDAEDADASVVFVPPSFAGDAVFEALDTDLDLVVAITEGIPTQDMAKVNKRLSEVDTRLLGPNCPGIITPGEAKLGILPGNIFESGDVGLVSRSGTLTYQVVSNLTERGIGQTTAIGIGGDPIIGTSFVDALEAFEADQDTKAVVMCGEIGGEDEEQAARYIAQNMDTPVAGFIAGRTAPPGKRMGHAGAIVSGSGTGTAESKIGALNDAGVPVGDTPNEVADHIEDFL, encoded by the coding sequence ATGAGCATTTTCGTCGACGACGACACCCGGGTCGTGGTGCAGGGCATCACGGGCGGGGAAGGCAAGTTCCACACCGAACAGATGCTGGAGTACGGCACGAACGTCGTCGCGGGCGCGGTGCCCGGCAAGGGCGGCCAGGAGGTCGCCGGCGTCCCCGTCTACGACACCGTCGACGAGGCAGTCGACGCCGAAGACGCCGACGCCTCCGTCGTCTTCGTCCCGCCGTCGTTCGCCGGCGACGCCGTCTTCGAGGCGCTCGACACCGACCTCGACCTCGTGGTCGCCATCACGGAGGGCATTCCGACCCAGGACATGGCGAAGGTGAACAAGCGCCTCTCGGAGGTCGACACCCGCCTGCTGGGCCCCAACTGTCCCGGCATCATCACCCCCGGCGAGGCGAAGCTGGGCATCCTGCCGGGCAACATCTTCGAGTCGGGCGACGTGGGGCTCGTCTCGCGCTCGGGCACCCTGACGTATCAGGTCGTCTCGAACCTGACCGAGCGCGGCATCGGCCAGACGACCGCCATCGGCATCGGCGGCGACCCGATTATCGGGACCTCCTTCGTCGACGCCCTCGAGGCCTTCGAGGCCGATCAGGACACGAAGGCCGTCGTCATGTGCGGCGAGATCGGCGGCGAGGACGAGGAGCAGGCCGCCCGCTACATCGCCCAGAACATGGACACACCCGTCGCCGGCTTCATCGCCGGTCGCACCGCCCCGCCGGGCAAGCGGATGGGCCACGCCGGCGCCATCGTCTCTGGTTCGGGCACCGGTACCGCCGAGTCGAAGATCGGCGCGCTCAACGACGCGGGCGTCCCCGTCGGCGACACCCCCAACGAGGTCGCCGACCACATCGAAGACTTCCTCTAG
- a CDS encoding DUF7563 family protein: MPTCQNCESFVTERYVKVFEPEEITRPRACPHCEDMVRRGKEVRAKKN, translated from the coding sequence ATGCCCACCTGCCAGAACTGCGAATCGTTCGTGACCGAGCGATACGTGAAGGTGTTCGAGCCGGAGGAGATCACCCGGCCCCGCGCGTGCCCCCACTGCGAGGACATGGTCCGGCGTGGCAAGGAGGTTCGGGCGAAGAAGAACTGA
- a CDS encoding DUF7282 domain-containing protein, producing MNARSTLPALVLLSVLVGAVALAGGLAAGTATAQTANATADVSVDDQTGAASVTVAEATLPDGGYVVVYNVSGGIIGTSEYLDAGTHEDVTLEVSPALSRSQVVVGEVRTDDGNEAFNASADAPYTNENGQPIGESAYVTVEQTETATATATATATATESDATATTAATDESTETSGPGFGIAAALVALVGAALLARR from the coding sequence ATGAACGCACGATCCACGCTCCCCGCACTCGTACTGCTCTCCGTGCTGGTCGGCGCCGTCGCCCTCGCGGGCGGCCTCGCCGCCGGCACCGCGACCGCACAGACAGCCAACGCCACCGCCGACGTGAGCGTCGACGACCAGACCGGCGCGGCGTCGGTAACCGTCGCGGAGGCGACGCTGCCCGACGGCGGCTACGTCGTCGTGTACAACGTCTCCGGCGGCATCATCGGTACCTCCGAGTACCTCGACGCCGGTACCCACGAGGACGTGACCCTCGAGGTCTCGCCCGCGCTCTCGCGCAGCCAGGTCGTCGTCGGGGAGGTTCGAACCGACGACGGAAACGAGGCGTTCAACGCCTCCGCCGACGCGCCGTACACGAACGAGAACGGCCAGCCGATCGGCGAGAGCGCGTACGTGACCGTCGAACAGACCGAGACGGCGACCGCGACGGCGACCGCCACCGCGACGGCGACGGAGTCCGACGCGACCGCGACGACCGCCGCGACCGACGAGTCCACCGAGACGAGCGGTCCCGGCTTCGGGATCGCCGCGGCCCTCGTCGCGCTTGTCGGCGCCGCGCTGCTCGCGCGTCGGTAA
- a CDS encoding DUF1684 domain-containing protein, whose amino-acid sequence MRAEKDEFLADDPQSPLDPALRDDFDGLDYFAPDPAYRVEADVDVHDDPETVELTVRNGTAERFHRVATLSFVVPSASGGEVEESLVALRAEGSAALFLPFRDKTTGQQTYDGGRYMDLHPDGDLGEVDRVTLDFNLAYTPFCAFADAFACPLPPTDNWLDVAVPAGERDPALE is encoded by the coding sequence ATGCGCGCCGAGAAGGACGAATTCCTCGCGGACGACCCGCAGTCCCCGCTCGATCCGGCGCTGCGCGACGACTTCGACGGCCTCGACTACTTCGCGCCGGATCCGGCCTACCGCGTCGAGGCCGACGTCGACGTGCACGACGACCCCGAGACTGTCGAACTGACGGTTCGAAACGGAACGGCCGAGCGATTCCACCGCGTGGCGACGCTGTCGTTCGTCGTTCCGTCGGCAAGCGGCGGCGAGGTCGAGGAGTCGCTCGTGGCGCTGCGCGCGGAGGGTTCTGCCGCGTTGTTCCTCCCGTTCCGCGACAAGACAACCGGCCAGCAGACCTACGACGGGGGCCGGTACATGGACCTACACCCCGACGGCGATCTCGGCGAGGTCGATCGCGTGACGCTGGATTTCAACCTCGCGTACACGCCCTTCTGCGCGTTCGCGGACGCGTTCGCCTGCCCGCTGCCGCCGACCGACAACTGGCTCGACGTCGCGGTCCCCGCCGGCGAGCGCGATCCGGCGCTGGAGTGA
- a CDS encoding NADPH:quinone reductase produces MRAVRFHEHGDESVLQVDEVDRPDPAPDEVLVEVAAAGVNPVDTYFREGSYEPYGLPAIPGVDAAGTAAEIGEAVEGIAEGDRVFATGLSGAMPGGYAEYVAVPDDRIAVLPNDADLVAAGGAGVAAVTAWRALVQHANLRPAETVLIHGGSGGVGHAAVQVAAATGAHTIATAAEGYHDEVAALGADAVLDYTREDLAAAVTEAADGDGVDVILDHRLDEYLGFDAEVAAQGCRVVGIGENDPEIGFPVSAAARGKDLNLQLMSMFNTPSLADALDDLASLWGEDITIEVAHSYDLEGAAEAQRAVMTDSFLGKLVIEP; encoded by the coding sequence ATGCGCGCAGTCCGCTTCCACGAACACGGTGACGAATCGGTGCTCCAGGTGGACGAAGTCGACCGGCCCGACCCGGCCCCCGACGAGGTGCTCGTCGAGGTCGCCGCCGCGGGCGTCAACCCGGTGGACACGTACTTCCGCGAGGGCTCCTACGAACCGTACGGCCTGCCGGCGATCCCCGGCGTCGATGCCGCCGGAACGGCCGCCGAGATCGGCGAGGCCGTCGAGGGGATCGCCGAGGGTGATAGGGTGTTCGCGACCGGCCTCTCGGGGGCGATGCCCGGCGGCTACGCCGAGTACGTCGCGGTGCCGGACGACCGGATCGCCGTGCTCCCCAACGACGCCGACCTCGTCGCCGCCGGCGGCGCGGGCGTCGCCGCCGTCACCGCGTGGCGGGCGCTCGTCCAGCACGCGAACCTGCGTCCGGCCGAGACGGTCCTGATCCACGGCGGTTCCGGCGGCGTCGGCCACGCCGCCGTGCAGGTCGCCGCCGCGACGGGCGCGCACACGATCGCGACGGCCGCCGAGGGGTACCACGACGAGGTCGCGGCGCTGGGCGCCGACGCGGTGCTCGACTACACCCGTGAGGACCTCGCGGCGGCCGTGACCGAGGCCGCCGACGGCGACGGCGTCGACGTGATCCTCGACCACCGACTCGACGAGTACCTCGGGTTCGACGCCGAGGTCGCCGCGCAGGGCTGTCGCGTGGTCGGCATCGGCGAAAACGACCCCGAGATCGGGTTTCCGGTCTCGGCGGCGGCCCGCGGGAAGGACCTGAACCTCCAGCTCATGTCGATGTTCAACACGCCGAGCCTCGCGGACGCGCTCGACGATCTCGCCTCCCTATGGGGCGAGGACATCACGATCGAGGTGGCCCACAGCTACGACTTGGAGGGCGCCGCCGAGGCTCAGCGGGCGGTGATGACCGACAGCTTCCTCGGGAAGTTGGTCATCGAGCCGTAA
- a CDS encoding SHOCT domain-containing protein translates to MSPADDTSTLGSLHRLLEHYTPDGTLGRVLFAGCAGLVWPLLLFAAVTAGSGIVGLVGTAIAFALLLATTAVGLVVLWPVYLSLIGNVESAADYPDAGGRDRVADSDRDRDATPVDVLKRRYAAGELDHDEFERRLDRVVDDPGRPRNGESRTRESERAR, encoded by the coding sequence GTGTCTCCCGCGGACGACACCTCCACCCTCGGATCGCTGCATCGACTCCTCGAACACTACACGCCGGACGGCACGCTCGGGCGTGTCCTGTTCGCCGGGTGTGCGGGCCTCGTGTGGCCGCTGTTGCTGTTTGCCGCCGTCACCGCTGGTTCCGGGATCGTCGGGCTGGTCGGAACGGCGATCGCGTTCGCGCTGCTGCTTGCGACGACGGCGGTCGGTCTCGTTGTTCTGTGGCCGGTGTACCTCTCGCTCATCGGCAACGTCGAGAGCGCGGCAGACTACCCCGACGCGGGCGGACGCGACCGCGTCGCCGACTCGGACCGTGACCGGGACGCGACGCCAGTCGACGTGCTGAAGCGTCGATACGCTGCCGGAGAACTCGACCACGACGAGTTCGAACGGCGGCTCGACCGCGTCGTTGACGACCCGGGTCGCCCGCGAAACGGGGAGTCACGAACGCGAGAGTCAGAACGCGCCCGCTGA
- the sucC gene encoding ADP-forming succinate--CoA ligase subunit beta, protein MKLHEYQAKQVFADAGIPTPDSRLASTVEEVMDAVDEIGYPAAIKAQVHVGGRGKAGGIEIATSAEEAREAAESILGMDLKGYTVEKVLVEAGVDFENELYVGITMDRGEGEPVAMVSTEGGVDIESVAHDTPEKIAREHIDPAFGLHPYQARKVVFEAGIPKDVAMDVASILGTLYDLYESKDASEIEINPVMITSNREVVAADAVMNIDEDALFRQPELAEMEDEAAGDELEAKANEYGFDYVRLSGNVGIIGNGAGLVMTTLDLVDYYGGSPANFLDIGGGAKAERVTHALDMVFADENVDSVVFNIFGGITRGDEVAKGINEALAQFDEIPKPVVVRLAGTNAAEGMEILNEDLVQVEGTLEDAVQRAVKNAEEVTQ, encoded by the coding sequence ATGAAGCTACACGAATATCAGGCGAAGCAGGTCTTCGCCGACGCCGGAATCCCGACTCCGGACTCGCGGCTCGCGTCCACCGTCGAGGAGGTCATGGACGCGGTCGACGAGATCGGGTACCCGGCGGCGATCAAGGCGCAGGTCCACGTCGGCGGGCGTGGCAAGGCCGGCGGCATCGAGATAGCCACGAGCGCCGAGGAGGCGCGCGAGGCCGCCGAGTCCATCCTCGGGATGGACCTCAAGGGGTACACCGTCGAGAAGGTCCTCGTCGAGGCCGGCGTCGACTTCGAGAACGAGCTGTACGTCGGCATCACCATGGACCGCGGCGAGGGCGAGCCCGTCGCGATGGTCTCCACCGAGGGCGGCGTCGACATCGAGTCGGTCGCCCACGACACGCCCGAGAAGATCGCCCGCGAGCACATCGACCCCGCGTTCGGCCTGCACCCGTACCAGGCCCGGAAGGTCGTCTTCGAGGCGGGCATCCCGAAGGACGTGGCGATGGACGTGGCGTCCATTCTGGGGACGCTGTACGACCTCTACGAGTCGAAGGACGCCTCCGAGATCGAGATCAACCCCGTCATGATCACCTCGAACCGCGAGGTCGTCGCCGCGGACGCGGTCATGAACATCGACGAGGACGCGCTGTTCCGTCAGCCCGAACTGGCCGAGATGGAGGACGAGGCCGCCGGCGACGAGCTGGAGGCGAAGGCCAACGAGTACGGCTTCGATTACGTCCGCCTGTCGGGCAACGTCGGCATCATCGGCAACGGCGCCGGGCTCGTGATGACGACGCTCGACCTCGTCGACTACTACGGCGGCTCGCCCGCCAACTTCCTCGACATCGGCGGCGGCGCCAAGGCCGAGCGCGTCACGCACGCGCTGGACATGGTGTTCGCCGACGAGAACGTCGACAGCGTCGTGTTCAACATCTTCGGCGGGATCACCCGTGGCGACGAGGTCGCCAAGGGGATCAACGAGGCGCTGGCGCAGTTCGACGAGATCCCCAAACCGGTCGTCGTCCGCCTTGCGGGGACGAACGCCGCTGAGGGGATGGAGATCCTCAACGAAGACCTCGTGCAGGTCGAGGGCACCCTTGAGGACGCGGTCCAACGTGCTGTGAAGAACGCTGAGGAGGTGACCCAATGA